Below is a genomic region from Trichoderma asperellum chromosome 2, complete sequence.
GATAGAGGGCTGGAtggtagaaaaaaaacactcCAAACAgatgtataaaaaaaattacgaATACAAGAACTGTTATAACTTGCGCATGGTGTAGCATAAGATTTGTTGGCCACCCATCTGATTATTTTAAATGTAAAAATATTGTATACGTACTAGGCAGTCATTATGAAAAATCACATCAGTTGTAGCTAATTGGCATGATGTAAATGGGAACCAGCCCCGTGGTAGCCAACTTTATACTCGCATCTGACATTTGATGCTACAGCGAGCTATCAACCCCACCAGCTCACAAGCCCCCCAAGCTTCTACGATAGCGCTGTAGAAAACAACCTCcaagcaacaacagcatTGTAGCAAAGTGACAATGGTAAGGGTGCTCGCCAAATCAATTGACTAAATTCATAAAAACTCACACATATGGCCATGTAGTCGAAGCAATATTTGACCACCCATACGGTGGACGACGGTTAGTTTTCATTTCACACGCCGAGGGTTCAGGCAGCTGATGAGAGATCGCTTGCAGCCCATATCACAGACATATTCTCGCTGGCAGCAACACAAAAGACACTGCTCTCAGCCAGTGGCTCTTCAACGCTTCACGTACATGATACCACTGacccttctttccctctgAAGCAGTCCATCTCTGGTGCCCACAAGCTAGGCTGCCACCACATCTGCACATCGCGCAACGGCCTCTACGCCGCCAGTGCTGGCTTCGGGGGCGAGGTCAAGATATGGGAGTATAACAAAGAGACTGGCGAGTGGAGCGACGGCGGCGAAGTTACGGGTCCAACGGTCAAACCAGGTGAAGTATGGGCGATTGCTCTCAGCGAGGATGGAGGCTACCTGGCGGGCACCACCAACGATGGCAGAATCAACGTGTGGGACGTCGCGGATCGGAGCAGAGCCAAGATTCGCGAATACGAAACGGGCAGCGCGGGCTCAGGCAGCTTTGGCATGTGCGTGGATCTCAGTAGGGATGGGAAATTCACGGCAAGCGGGCATCAGAATGGCTCGGTCTACGTGTTCAACAATGATACGGGGAGGATTCTATATTCCCTGTCCGGTAGGTAACACTTTTATCTTATCTTTTGACCTTTGACCTCTGACATAGAGCTATAGGCCTTGCCAAGCCCGTCCGAGCAGTAGCGATATCGCCTGCTGGCACTCGAGTGGCCGCCGCGGGTGATGCAGGCATCATCGCCCTTTATGATACAAAGCACGGAGAACACGTGGGCAACCTTACGGGACATTCATCATGGATCACGTCACTCGACTGGAGTGATACTGGAGAATACCTCCTTAGTGGCTCAATGGATGGGAAAGTGAAGGTATGGTCAATTGAGCGCGGTGTTTGTGTAGCAACACACAGCGAGACGGATAAGGCCTTGTGGGCCGTCCGGTGGCTGCCCAAGACTGCACGCAGTGAGATGTTCTGCACTGGTGGCGCAAACAGGAGCATTTCATTCTATAGAGAGGCAACAGGAAGTTGAGATTATCTCGGGCAGAGCAGATTAGAACAATATCTTGGCGTTATATTAGTAGGTACGCAATGAACATGAAAGCGACCTCATACCTCGTTGAAACTGGATCCCATATTGAGATGCCAATGACCACCACGTGACGTCGTTCCAGTCTCGCGTTGCCCCGCCAAACGCTAGCGCCATTCTCGCATCATTATCCCTCGCCGTCCTCCACCTTACAGCAGGCAGCCAAGCTGGAACTCCACCCGATTTGTTCCTGCATCTCATTTATATGGATAATCGTTAACGGTCTACAACATACAATTAAGAAGCATTGATCCATACAAGCCGATCATTTTGTTTCTGCATTGGCAGACCAATTCCTGTGCCATACCGAAGCATTCAATATTCTACGAAAACAGCATTACAGGGTATTTTCGTGCAGCAATGCCTACAACAAGAAGATCGGCCGCCAGCGCCCGGGGTCGCCCTGGTCCAGCCAAGGGACAATCGACAATCAGCTTTTCGGGCAAGGTTACAAAGGCCGTGCCCAAGGATTTGAAGAAGGCAGTAGTAGATTCGCCAACGATTGCTAGAACCACCATCCCCGAGCGGCCAGCGTCAAAAGACGAAGTTCgtaaacaagaagaagccgttAATGCCGTCGCAGAAGAACCAGACGTTGTTGAGCCggagcaagaggaggaggtAAAAGAAATTGTTGAACAAATTCCGGAGAAATCAGAGGCTGAGCTTAAGGCTGAAAAGATTACTGATGCTCAGGTCAAATCGTACTGGAAAGGGATTGAGAAGCAGCGCAAGGCACCTCGAGTACACCAGCAAGATCTCGACTTGGGCGAGAAAGTGCTAAGATACTTCGACGTAAGCTCGCAGTACGGAGTAAGTTTATacgtctcttttctctttgctcCATACTATTGGTATAATGTGTATGGATGGAGACATATGTTAACACCTTGTTTTTGAAGCCTTGCATCGGAATGACTCGCTTGAAGCGGTGGCAACGGGCTGAGCGATTGGGTCTGAATCCTCCTATTGAAGTTTTGGCGGTCCTTCTAAAGGAGGAGAATAAGGACAACATTGAGGTGGAGACTGCGCACATGGATCGGATAATGAATGCTACGGCTTTATTTACATAGGATGAAAGTATGGGCGGCGACTAATTTTTCGGATGTCGAGTACTGGCGTTGGGTGCAAGGGATGATGCTTTACTGGTCtctatttttattgttaTCTATTCTGAGCTAGTATGGGTATGAAGGCTGAATGTAGGTAGTGTTATCTTTGTAGATATACACAGATATTGTAAACTTTTAATTCTATAACATATAACATGGTGTGCCATGACTGACTTTTATTCATACAAGGTGCTGTAGACTAACACCTGACTCAAGCCAGGATACAACATTAATACCAGATACTTCGTGTTCGGTGGTGAGGAATAGACTCTTTTCCTGCTGCCTCCATTTCTTTCATCGTATCGTAAAGGAAAAAGTCGATCAAAATAGCATTGACATGGGTATCTGGGTGTGCACTCTGGATCTCTCTCCGTATTAACTCAACGCACCAGATACTGCACGCTGTTTCAACCTTTGTCAGCAGAAGCTAATAGATGATTTGCATAATGCAAAACTCTTACCTCTCAGCTGTATCTCCCACCGACTTCCGCTTTCAATAAGCTTCTTATCGCGAATAGCCGCGTCGATCTGTGGGCCGATATACAAGGCACCCAGGGTGGACAGAATTTGAGGCACACGATAATCGGCAAACATGGTGATCTTATCAATGTCACGGAACTCGCCATATGACTTGCCCTCGAAACAAGCCCATATGTCTGCAACAAAGATTTGGGCACGCTTCATGATGCGGATGGGTTTTTTTCTGCCTTCAAATGGGTGCTCGTCTCTGAAGCAGTCAAAATCTCTGGCGAGGATATTGACGAGCTGGGCCGCGGAGCCCTTGGCAGCGGAAATTAGATTAACGACGGAGCATTCGTATTTCTTTTGGCTCTGATGGTTAATACATACTCTCATTATGAGAGACGGTTATATGGGAATTAGGACGTACGTTATAAAGCACATTACCACTCTCTCTGAGGCAGTCAAGCCGCTCTTGAAGCAGAGgcatctcttcctctgtgCAGGACCTAAAGACGTGTCTCAGGGACTCCAAGTTACACTCTTCCTCATTTTGCCAGTAATTAGGATCAGTAATAGGGATATCTGCAAAGCAATCCAGTCAGAGGGTGATGGTATATTCGCAGTATAAATGGCGGCCACTGACCTTCTTCAAGGGCTCTTTGAATTGCCGCCACCAGACTCCAGTAACCCGTCCATCTCTTTCCCTTATACTCAATGGCAAACCTCTCGTCATCAGGCAGCTCAGACCAGAATGAAAAGTTGAGCAGGTCCATGGTGAAGATGAATGCGGCCGTGGCTtcatccttggccttgggatGCAGCTCGTGTGATGACCATGTAGAAGTAGAATAGCTCTTCTCTTGCATCTGGGCATAGATGGTCTCTGCGGCACGCTTTGTTGAGCGCATGTCGATGGCTACGTCGATGCCATGGTCGTAGACATACTCGGCGTCAGCCAGGACGCCTGTTTCAGGCTCTTCGTCTTTGATAGAGACGCCCTGGAGGTGCTGCCGAAGAATGGCGAGAAGTTCGTGATCCACCTCGTCGTCGGACATTTTAGGGGAAATGAGGCGCTTTGAATGATGACGCTATAATTTGGGAGTTGATACAGTCAACTTGGACTTAGACGCCGTTAACTAGAGACGTTTGATGAGTTTCTCGCTTGTGAGTGAAACGCTGTGAATAGCACCCCGCTGAGTGGAGGACTGGTGCTGAAAATCGAGGCCTAATCAGGGCTTACTGCTGTAAACTAGAAACCTGCTGTTATAGCTTTCCATAGCTTTTGCATATCTGCTACACTACACAATCTAGCGTTAGATCTTATGGCAATTCTACACCTCATTGTCACTATAATTCATCCTTATTAAGCATCATTTTTTATACCTACTGCTATTGCATCACCCGAGCAcgtcacaaaaaaaaagttccgtCCCGTCCAGGCACACACAGCCTTGTCGTCTCAAGTCACACCTCCGCCCGCTCGACGACTCTTATCTTAGCGCACCCTATCAGTTGATGCTCAGCGCACGGACCCGTCGGCTCTATTTCCCCGGGGCCTCTGACCTCATCCAATTGGTCGTAACCCAGCTTTTCGCTGGCCTCGTCCGCTGTACTTCAACGCCCTGCAGCTGCCTGCGCCGAGCATCGCCAGACCAACAGCTGAAAATCGACGAGTTTGGCGCAATCGATTCGACgcccctctcttctcgcttgcGACCGATCACCTTCGAATTCCATCTCCAGACTCGATCCCCAGACGATCTTCATCGCCACCATCTACTATTAGCTGAGCTCGACACTTGCActgatggcggcgatggaggcTCCCAAAGAAGCTCTTGCGGATgcggctggcgatggcatgTCAACCACTGCTcccgctgttgctgctgctgccgctcctcATGACCCTCATCGGCCGCAGCGGATTGTCGCGTCACATCCTGCACCTACTCAGCGAAACGCAATGGCCTCACGCGATCGATTTAACCACCAGTCGCTCGGCGCATCTCTGAATTCCTTGGTCAAGCATGTACGTTTAGTGACGAGTCGAGTGCTCCCAGCCGCACCATACCCCAATCTGCCATGGAAATCAATCTTCTATCTTCGTTCaaattcctcttcttcttcttcttcttcttcttcttcttcttcttcttcttcttcttcttcttacgATTTGATTGACTTTTTTCTACTTGCTTTTCGCGAATGCAGCTTTTGGATACTAACTTTAGTTGCAGGCGCGAGTGCTAATGGTGGGCGCTGGAGGCATCGGATGCGAGCTTCTGAAAAACCTGGTGCTCAACGGCTTCGGCGAGATTCACATCGTCGACCTTGACACGATCGATCTATCCAACCTAAACCGCCAATTTCTCTTCCGACATGAACATATCAAGAAATCAAAAGCATTGGTGCGTTGGATGCCTGGAGTTGCGCCAATATTGCTCGACTGTCGCAATGCTAATTAATGGAGCAGGTTGCCAAAGAGGCGGCACAGAGATTCAACCCAAACGTCAAGATTGTTGCGCACCACGCCAACATTAAAGACTCCGAGTTTAGCGTTCCCTGGTTTCGCGACTTCAAGATCGTTTTCAATGCTCTGGACAACCTCGATGCGAGACGGCATGTGAACAAGATGTGCTTGGCTGCAGATGTTCCGCTTATCGAGAGCGGAACGACTGGTTTCAACGGCCAAGTTCAAGTCATCAAAAAGGGCATTACTGCGTGTTATGACTGCACTCCCAAAGAGACGCCCAAATCTTTCCCTGTCTGCACCATTCGAAGCACGCCGAGCCAGCCAATCCACTGCATAGTTTGGGGCAAAAGTTATTTGCTAAAGTAAGGAGCATCTTCTCGTGTGTGATACCCAGTTCTCTTGGCATTTCTTTCTAATCTCATTTCCAGCGAAATCTTTGGCGTCAGCGAAGACGAATCGGCTTTTGATCACTCGGCGGATGCGGATAATGGTAGGACTCCAGCTGTCTGTACTACTGCAAGATGGGATTCCACGCTAAATAAAGACTACTAGCCCAGGAAATCGAggaattaaagaaagaatcAGAGGCTCTAAAGAAAATCAGAGACGCAATTGGAACACCTGAATTCCCGAAAATGCTCTTTGACAAGGTCTTCAATTCCGATATCGAGCGCTTGCGGTCTGTAGAAGATATGTGGAAATCGCGTCGCGCTCCTGAAGCGCTCAAATACGATGATTTACTCGCACGAGCTAGCCAAAACGTCGAGTCAAAAGACGCCATACTAGCAGACGGACAGAAAGTCTGGACCCTTGAAGAAAGCCTTATTGTGTTCAATGACAGCCTCGACCGGCTTAGCAAGCGACTACTTCGGCTGAAAGCGACAAAGGATGCTGCTTCGCCTGAGCCAACTATTACCTTTGACAAAGACGACATTGATACGCTGGATTTTGTAGCATCTAGTGCGAATATTCGCTCCACCATATTCGGCATTGATTTGAAATCGCGCTTCGATATCAAGCAGATGGCTGGCAACATCATACCCGCCATCGCCACAACAAATGCTATTGTCGCCGGCCTCTGCGTTTTGCAGTCCTTCAAAGTGCTCAAAGGAGAATATGCGCAGGCTAAAGAAGTTTTCTTAACGCCTTTTGCTAGCGCAAGACTGCTGGCTCCGGATAGGAACCGAGAGCCAAACCCCGACTGTCCTGTCTGTGGCGTTTATTACACCAGTATTATTGCCGACCTAAGTAGAGCAACGTTACACGATATCGTCGAGGGTTTAGTGAAGAATCAGTTTGGCTATAGAGATAAAGAATTCTCCGTGAGCAACGATGTTGGCGTATTATATGATCTTGACGAGACGGATAAtctcgagaagaagctcacaGAACTTGGTATGATATCAAAATCCCTTTTTGTACATTGTAGCAAAACTAACCACCCTGCAGGTATCAAGGGAGGCAGTTTCCTGACTGTCAcagatgaggacgatgaagatgtgCTTGTTAATGTGGTAATTGATATTCAGGATGGGTATGAATATAACGAAGAACAGAAAATTCGTTGTTGTTAAAAAGATGCTAATCGATCGCAGAATCTTGGATAATCAGAAAGAATCATTCCGTCCGGTACATGCCGGTCGTCCCGAAATTCCTCATAAGCCAAAGAAATCCTCGCCAGCTGAGACCAACGGCAACGGCCATAGCCAACAAAACGGAAAGCATTCTCTGGACGATGAAGTGGTAGAGGAATCTAAGGGCATTAAGAGGGCGCTCCCTGATGATGAGAGCCCCCCTttcaaaaaggccaagatcaTCAGCTCTGCAGATGATGACGTGGTAGTCGTAGAAGATGCCGGTGgtgccatcgtcatcgacgACTGATTATAGCATTCCTGACAGGCTTGCTGCATTGTCTTTAGGCAGCACTCAGCCCACCATCAAGGTTGAGGATACAATTGTTTGCGAAGCCGTTGGACGCTAGAAATAGAGCGGCATCGGCAACCTCTGCGGGATCCGCTACTCTATTAAGGGGCGTATCTTTGAGGTAAGCTTGCTGAATGTCTGGCTTGAGATCTAATTATGAGATGTACATTAGCTTGGGCACATGAGAAACGAGAGCATTATACTATAGGGATTACGAGAGAACAAAAAGTGGCTAGAGGAAGGAGGATACACACCAGTCCACATGGAGCTGTTGACCCAACCGGGCAGCAGAGCATTTACACGGATAGAACGAGACGCCATTTCACGGCACAGGGCACGGGTAAAGCCTAGGAGAAGATTAGCTACTTCCTACCACATGATGAAATGTAAAAACAATGTATGTTAATATATAACAAAAATTTGAGATAACACAATACGATCGGCTCTTACCAATTACGCCAGCCTTGGATGCAGCGTAAGCTGTGGCGCCAAGCCCCCCTTTTGTTGCCATAAGGCTAGAGACGTTTATAATGCAGCCTAAGAGCAATCCAGAGCTATTAGCCAAGCTGATGGGACATATGAGGCACCAGTAAGGATCTGGGGAGACATACCGTTGGGTCTCATCTTTGCGTGCTTGCATACCAGCATGGTGGCAAGTAGATTTGTGTCGACAATACTTGAGAGTTCCTCATCAGGAGTTCGCTTCAGCAGCGTGGTTTGAGAGATGCCGGCACAGTTGACGAGAATATCGATGGGTCCAATGGAAGCATCGCGTCGAGGCTTATTTTACGGAAAGTCAATGACTCCATACttgaaagtaaaaaaaaaaaaaaaaaaaaaaaaaaaacacaaaagaCTTATAAGGCTTTGCGCCGTGGTTGAACCAAAAACATCTCTCTTGAGTCTATCAAAATTACAAATAAATGTATTTACCtcggatgacgatgatgcccGTGAGCTAAACAAGGCCTTGATTTCTTCCCGATTCGAAGCATCAAGGCGAATAAACCGGTGAACAGAAGGAATATCAGCTGAAGCGGCTGCGTTTTCCGTGCCATCGCCAGTCTCGGGTAGGCTGTACGGACGAAGCTGCGGTTCTAGCTTATGGCGAATGTGGATGGCTGAGCGGCCGAGGAGCGACACCACGGCGCCATGTTGGGCGAATGCCTTTGCAATGGAGGAGCCGATGACGCCGGTGgcaccgacgacgacgcagtGTCTGCCGGCAAATGGCAAGGCCATGGTGTTCTTTTGTGcctctgttgctgctgtaaTTGTTGTATTTTCCCGGGCTAATTAGTGGAACGGATAATGTCGATTTGTTTCGGTGCTCCGTTGGGGAATCGGTGGGGACGTGCCGAGGACACTAACGGCGGGCCTAATTAGCGACCAGCGCGGCAGAGATGGAAAGCACATGCATGTCATGGTGGAAAACAAGGGTCTCTCTTCGCCAAGTAGAGTTGCGGGTTTCGAGAAGCCTACTAATAACTACCTGCTAAATAATACGGCGCTGCTCTGTACTCTTGCCATTGCCGCTGTTCCGAGCCAAGCAACACTGTGATGATCGCTGTGCCATTCTGCCTACGGAGCATTGCCTCTATTCCGCTTCTCGTAGCAGCATCACTGCCCTCTTTTGCAAGCGCCTACCGCGGCAGCTCGCTGGAGACAAAGTTGCACTCTGCTCGACTCGTATAATTGGAGACTGGAGGACTGCTGGCCGGTCCAGGGGGCTGTTTGGCGTCTTCCTTGGCTTACCTCGGAGCGGAGCAGCGCTTGGAGGGATCTGCAATTCTGCAATAGGCAGCCCGACAGCGGGTTGTCACAGCGGccgtttcttcctctcctacCGTGTGGCTCTACTGGCCAATATTACCTACCAATCTCGAATGGAGACCCAGATGTGGTCAAATTCTAAAAACGGGCATTGACTGGTATCGCTTTCGCACGAGCTTGGAGGAAAAGTATGATGCCCATAATTAGGTACATAGCATTAATGTTTATTCGTTCTAGATGACGGCACCAGCTTTTACAGGGCTTGGTGGCTTGTCTTCAGCTTccaatttttttccttctctaaTCCCCATCCCCCCagtgccatttttttttttttttgcgccaGGGCTCTCGTCGCATTCGCACTTCACTAGAGCTAAAACTGCGACTCCCACCTCACTAACAGACCCGGGACAGGTCCTtgcttttccctcttccttttccctccacTCTCGCTCCATGTCGAATCCCGAACTCGTCTCACGACGATACACTGAGCTCTTCCTTCCCGACAGCACTGCAGAGTGCCTGGGATTTCCACCATGAACGGCACGCGACGCGATGCCCCGccgcatcatcaccacaAGAATGGCGATGTCCCCGACGCGGGGCTGAGGAGCCTTGATCACTGTAGGTCTCTTCAACGCAACAGCCCTCCCCCACCGATATACCGTGCTCGGAGTGAAATGGAGATGTGcaaggggggaaaagaaagtgTTTCTTAGTTTCTCAAGTGATTTGGAATtcaaagggagaaaagaacgtcgaagagagagacatggAGCGGAAAACTGGCATCTAGAAGCTCTCAAATGGTCCTTTGAGCTGACATATTGCAACCTACAGACAAGAGAGCGCTGCCAAAATGGAGATACAATCTGCGACAACAGGCACTTCCTATTGTTCGATGGGAGACGCCATACCTCGCTGCTCTGCAGAGCAAGCTGCGCACGCCGGCGCTCGACAGCTACttcgccatcaccgccaacCTCGGCACCCATACCTTCTTCATGATCTTCCTGCCGATGCTGTTCTGGGGTGGTTATGCGGCCTTTGCTAAGGGGTACGTTTTTGCAGATGTAGAAACCATCCTGGTCTGATTCCTTTGCGACGGAGGCAGAATTGCCACTTTTCGTTTCACATGGCCGTTTTATCCAATGCTTGAGCTAGGAAAACTTTGGATGCTAATATCACATGCGCAGGTTGGTTCACATCTTGGCGCTGGGTGTCTTCTGGACAGGCTTCGTCAAAGATTTCTACTCGCTGCCCCGACCACTGTCGCCGCCTCTCAACCGCATCACCATGTCTGGATCTGCAGCGCTCGAATACGGCTTCCCCTCCACCCACAGCGCCAATGCCGTTTCCGTTGCCGTCTATGCCATTCTGCTCTTGCGCAGCCCCGACAACCCCTTTTCTGAGACGACAAAGCTGCTTCTCGAGATCCTGTCGTACTTTTATGGTGTGTCCATCGTCTTTGGGCGCCTTTACTGCGGCATGCATGGCTTCCTGGATGTTATAGTTGGATCTATAATGGGGGCTGGCATCTCTTTGCTGGAATACTACTTCGGGCCGCCGTTGGATGCCGCTATGCAGTCCAGCTCTTGGGTGGCTCCCGCCCTCATCGGCCTGGtaatcatcatcctcatacGAATCCATCCCGAACCTGCAGATGATTGCCCATGCTTCGATGATAGCGTTGCCTTTGCCGGTGTAGTTATTGGGCTGGAGGCTGGAACTTGGACCGCTGGAAGATCTTTCCTAGCTTACGCCGAGGCTAGCATGGGTGCTTTGCCGTACACATGGTTGGTTGTCGCGGCGAGGATGGTGGTTGGAatcgtcgtcatctttcTTTGGCGCGAAATCATGAAGCCCACGCTGCTCAAAGTGCTGCCCCACGTATTCCGCCTCATTGAGTCGACCGGATTTGACCTGCCTCGAAGGTTTTTTACACCAGCCAGCGAGTACAAATCTGTGCCTCCTGGGTCGCGGCTAGATACCCTATTTCCCAAGGCCTCTGATTTCCCTCGTATGGTTGAGAGTATTCGACACCCTACAACTCGAGGACGAGCCGTTTCTGTAGGACCACAGAGCGCAGCAGATGCATACGAAACCTTGGCCTATCGGGAGCGGCAACGAAGGGACAGTATTGGAAGCAACTCTAGCCTAAAAGGCAAATCAAACAATCTGGATCTtaacgaggaagacgaagataaGTCAGGCAAAGGGGCCCAAACTTCTGGGGTTCAAAAGCCAGCATACAAAGATGAGCCGTCGAATGGCCCGAATGATGTTCTTGTCATGCAAGGCGGGGGAGAGAATGGGAATCCAGAAATATATCTCACTATGGAAAATGAGcgtgaagaaaaggaaatgtTTTCTCAGCTAGTGAGGCCACGAGTGAGATACGACGTCGAAGTTGTCACAAAACTTGTGGTTTATTCAGGC
It encodes:
- a CDS encoding uncharacterized protein (EggNog:ENOG41), translated to MSDDEVDHELLAILRQHLQGVSIKDEEPETGVLADAEYVYDHGIDVAIDMRSTKRAAETIYAQMQEKSYSTSTWSSHELHPKAKDEATAAFIFTMDLLNFSFWSELPDDERFAIEYKGKRWTGYWSLVAAIQRALEEDIPITDPNYWQNEEECNLESLRHVFRSCTEEEMPLLQERLDCLRESGNVLYNKYECSVVNLISAAKGSAAQLVNILARDFDCFRDEHPFEGRKKPIRIMKRAQIFVADIWACFEGKSYGEFRDIDKITMFADYRVPQILSTLGALYIGPQIDAAIRDKKLIESGSRWEIQLRACSIWCVELIRREIQSAHPDTHVNAILIDFFLYDTMKEMEAAGKESIPHHRTRSIWY
- a CDS encoding uncharacterized protein (TransMembrane:9 (i71-96o102-121i142-166o178-196i203-224o236-254i266-288o300-319i511-537o)) — its product is MNGTRRDAPPHHHHKNGDVPDAGLRSLDHYKRALPKWRYNLRQQALPIVRWETPYLAALQSKLRTPALDSYFAITANLGTHTFFMIFLPMLFWGGYAAFAKGLVHILALGVFWTGFVKDFYSLPRPLSPPLNRITMSGSAALEYGFPSTHSANAVSVAVYAILLLRSPDNPFSETTKLLLEILSYFYGVSIVFGRLYCGMHGFLDVIVGSIMGAGISLLEYYFGPPLDAAMQSSSWVAPALIGLVIIILIRIHPEPADDCPCFDDSVAFAGVVIGLEAGTWTAGRSFLAYAEASMGALPYTWLVVAARMVVGIVVIFLWREIMKPTLLKVLPHVFRLIESTGFDLPRRFFTPASEYKSVPPGSRLDTLFPKASDFPRMVESIRHPTTRGRAVSVGPQSAADAYETLAYRERQRRDSIGSNSSLKGKSNNLDLNEEDEDKSGKGAQTSGVQKPAYKDEPSNGPNDVLVMQGGGENGNPEIYLTMENEREEKEMFSQLVRPRVRYDVEVVTKLVVYSGISWLAVAAIPVLFHLIGLGIVHSAVQWDKLLATN